One Marasmius oreades isolate 03SP1 chromosome 2, whole genome shotgun sequence DNA segment encodes these proteins:
- the CBK1 gene encoding Serine/threonine-protein kinase, translated as MAHSVRSPTSGGFPHSSTSIRQGSSASQSSQGSQKPLDYVYFDRTTAGFSDQALPKAKGAQLKLEHYYKVAVDAAIERNARRVELERRLQADPLMSDERKQRQLQQLGRKESGHLRLRRTKLGLDDFRTVKVIGKGAFGEVRLVQKTDTGKIYAMKTLKKEEMLKKDQLAHVRAERDVLAESNSPWVVQLFYSFQDPSYLYLIMEFLPGGDLMTMLIKYDTFSEDVTRFYMAECVLAIEAVHKLGFIHRDIKPDNILIDKDGHIKLSDFGLSTGFHKQHDSNYYQRLLESATRKSQTPVSATQAARNSVMVNSINLTISNKDEIATWKANRRKLAYSTVGTPDYIAPEIFLQQGYSNECDWWSLGAIMFECLVGYPPFCSENTADTYQKILQWQNYLVIPDDVHLSDEAEDMIRGLITAADRRLSVDQIKDHLFFYGVDWETIRQIDSPFVPRLRSITDTSYFPTDEIKQDPEDAPAQSSEASNDLAFLGYTFKRFNISSHP; from the exons ATGGCACACTCTGTCCGTTCGCCGACTTCGGGTGGCTTTCCTCATTCAAGCACATCCATCCGACAAGGATCAAGTGCGTCTCAGTCTAGTCAAGGATCACAAAAGCCGCTAGATTATGTGTACTTTGACCGCACAACTGCCGGATTTTCTGATCAAGCTCTGCCCAAAGCAAAGGGAGCCCAACTGAAATTGGAACACTACTACAAGGTTGCCGTAGATGCTGCCATTGAACGAAATGCAAG ACGCGTAGAACTCGAGCGCCGTCTTCAAGCGGACCCTTTGATGTCGGATGAACGAAAGCAACGACAATTGCAGCAACTTGGAAGAAAGGAATCAGGACACCTCCGGTTGAGGAGGACAAAGCTCGGTTTAGATGACTTCCGCACAGTCAAAGTCATTGGGAAAGGGGCGTTCGGCGAG GTCAGGCTCGTTCAAAAGACTGATACAG GAAAGATCTACGCGATGAAAActttgaagaaagaagagatgCTGAAGAAAGATCAG CTTGCTCATGTTCGGGCTGAACGTGACGTCCTCGCAGAGTCGAATTCCCCTTGGGTCGTACAGCTTTTCTATTCGTTCCAAGATCCTTCGTACCTCTATCTTATaatggaatttcttcccggaGGAGATCTGATGACCATGCTCATCAAATACGACACCTTTTCCGAAGACGTCACCAGGTTCTATATGGCGGAATGTGTATTGGCTATAGAAGCAGTCCATAAGCTTGGGTTTATACATCG TGATATAAAACCTGACAACATTCTAAT TGACAAGGATGGTCACATTAAACTCAGCGACTTTGGGTTGTCAACTGGTTTTCATAAACAACACGATTCCAACTACTATCAACGGCTCCTCGAGTCAGCTACAAGAAAAAGCCAGACACCCGTTTCTGCAACTCAAGCAGCCCGTAACAGTGTGATGGTTAATTCCATTAATCTAACCATCTCTAACAAGGACGAAATTGCAACTTGGAAGGCCAACAGGAGGAAGTTG GCTTACAGTACAGTCG GAACACCGGATTATATTGCTCCAG AAATCTTCCTCCAACAGGGTTATTCCAACGAATGTGACTGGTGGTCGCTTGGTGCTATTATGTTTGAATGCCTAGTCGG TTATCCCCCTTTCTGCAGTG AAAATACCGCAGACACGTATCAAAAAATCCTTCAG TGGCAAAACTATCTTGTCATTCCAGACGACGTT CACCTTTCCGATGAAGCTGAAGATATGATCAGGGG ACTTATTACTGCCGCCGATCGGCGGCTCAGTGTCGACCAGATCAAAGACCATCTATTCTTCTATGGTGTTGACTGGGAAACAATACGACAAATCGATTCGCCGTTTGTGCCTCGGTTACGGTCAATTACAGACACGTCTTACTTCCCCACCGATGAAATAAAACAGGATCCCGAAGACGCCCCTGCGCAGTCTAGTGAAGCAAGCAATGATCTCGCGTTTCTTGG GTACACGTTTAAGAGATTCAATAtttcttctcatccataA
- a CDS encoding uncharacterized protein (BUSCO:EOG092630MJ), which produces MPPNRKAESLSAPQRITRSAARAQDLQPSTRVTTATTRTARSTRRNISEQDGEESEDELNLVPNSTKLPKTTRSVSKSPRQPTKAKQVNVVIPTKPETTCTRARKRAAKEVSVSQEVIHDEPGEYTRKRRKLASPEPEEHSVSSTRASSPMQVQSSQPTATILRAPQKSITNNLLPSEISTALLAQKRAVLHKLQHPSSIGGSLQEASLENTNDLAAKQVADILEGSVFRGEGNSCMILGPRGSGKTQIIERCIVALPEPPIVVRLSGWLQYNDRLAIQEMAYQLSQQGATQFSFVAEEEPTAVDDEDPFVEGRSQDAVTDFSLPVAYLHTLISCIPTLSRPTVLILDAFDLFTFHPRQSLLYSLLDTVQSCRAGAGNKGMAVIGLTTRMDTLNLFEKRVKSRFSGRMIRTASPKLSTDWLRIAKDMLLPSAKDYPELTEVAAFQTLWQRRVDDFLSQGKTIQIFEETFTLVRDIRVLSRLLTFAVLKLSATSPWLTPALLEKAAESQRMRVPFPQLPSTYYLSEPNVSMINDEAKGMSYPSLCLLVASVRAENLGYPALTFEMLHTIVRDEIRGSNSAPVQLNGMSIGMHKVSRPILMCAFEHMMSARIFVVSAPVFAYTAPEFVKYRCAVQRVDVDKAVGSNGQHGLKTWWKKVKGN; this is translated from the exons ATGCCCCCCAATCGAAAGGCCGAATCTTTATCTGCGCCACAAAGAATTACTCGCTCTGCTGCCCGTGCCCAGGATCTCCAGCCCTCAACTCGAGTTACTACGGCCACGACCCGAACTGCTCGTTCGACTCGTCGTAATATCTCAGAGCAAGATGGAGAGGAGAGTGAGGATGAATTGAATCTCGTCCCAAACTCAACAAAGCTTCCAAAAACCACACGATCCGTATCAAAATCCCCCAGACAGCCAACGAAAGCAAAACAGGTGAATGTAGTTATTCCCACCAAACCCGAGACGACGTGTACACGCGCCCGGAAACGCGCTGCAAAGGAAGTCTCCGTGTCACAAGAAGTTATTCATGATGAACCGGGGGAATATACCCGAAAGAGACGCAAATTGGCATCCCCTGAACCAGAAGAACATTCCGTGTCTTCTACCCGTGCATCGTCTCCCATGCAAGTCCAATCGTCGCAACCTACGGCCACCATCCTTCGTGCACCACAGAAATCAATAACCAATAATCTCTTACCGTCAGAAATCTCCACTGCCTTACTCGCCCAAAAACGCGCCGTCCTTCACAAGTTGCAGCACCCGTCATCTATTGGGGGCAGTTTGCAAGAAGCTTCCCTCGAGAATACCAATGACCTGGCGGCTAAGCAGGTCGCTGACATATTAGAGGGCTCCGTCTTTCGAGGCGAAGGCAATAGTTGTATGATTTTAGGACCGCGGGGAAGCGGTAAAACCCAG ATAATCGAGCGCTGCATTGTTGCTCTTCCGGAACCCCCAATTGTCGTCAGATTGTCTGGTTGGTTACAGTACAATGATCGGCTTGCTATACAGGAAATGGCCTATCAATTAAGTCAACAAGGTGCAACCCAATTCTCTTTTGTCGCCGAGGAAGAGCCCACCGCAGTCGATGATGAAGATCCATTTGTTGAAGGCCGTTCTCAGGACGCCGTTACCGACTTCTCCTTGCCAGTTGCATACCTTCATACTCTTATCTCCTGTATCCCTACCCTTTCCCGTCCAACTGTCCTGATTCTCGATGCATTCGATCTTTTTACTTTCCATCCTCGTCAATCCTTGTTATACTCTCTTCTTGATACCGTTCAGAGTTGCAGGGCTGGGGCGGGTAACAAGGGGATGGCTGTCATTGGGTTAACCACACGAATGGACACCCTCAACCTCTTTGAGAAGAGAGTGAAGAGTCGTTTCTCCGGTCGCATGATCAGGACGGCATCTCCTAAGCTGTCGACAGATTGGTTGCGCATTGCAAAAGACATGCTATTACCTTCTGCCAAAGATTATCCCGAGCTGACGGAAGTCGCCGCCTTCCAGACCTTATGGCAACGTCGCGTCGATGACTTCCTCTCCCAAGGAAAAACGATCCAGATCTTCGAGGAAACCTTCACCCTCGTCAGAGATATCAGGGTCCTCAGCCGACTTCTA ACTTTTGCTGTCCTGAAGTTAAGCGCAACATCGCCATGGCTTACGCCTGCACTGCTTGAAAAGGCAGCTGAGAGTCAACGAATGAGAGTGCCGTTCCCTCAGCTTCCGAGTACGTACTACCTTTCTGAACCGAATGTATCAATGATCAATGACGAAGCTAAAGGCATGTCGTACCCATCGCTCTGCCTTCTCGTAGCTTCTGTACGCGCTGAGAATTTGGGATATCCCGCACTAACATTCGAAATGCTGCACACGATCGTCCGCGACGAAATTCGTGGGTCTAATTCAGCACCCGTGCAATTGAATGGGATGAGTATTGGAATGCATAAAGTCTCCCGGCCAATACTAATGTGT GCCTTTGAACATATGATGTCGGCCAGAATTTTCGTAGTCTCCGCACCAGTCTTTGCTTACACTGCACCCGAATTTGTCAAGTACCGTTGCGCGGTGCAACGTGTTGACGTTGATAAGGCCGTAGGGAGTAACGGTCAACATGGATTGAAGACTTGGTGGAAGAAAGTTAAAGGCAATTGA